A DNA window from Salvelinus sp. IW2-2015 unplaced genomic scaffold, ASM291031v2 Un_scaffold16674, whole genome shotgun sequence contains the following coding sequences:
- the LOC139027508 gene encoding golgin subfamily A member 6-like protein 25, with amino-acid sequence MREDIHDLDLAHWRLARQTWRTERGNMREIKALYGEIFRLHQLLEEIGVDKGVIKQRSTSSILRPVSPTLPAFHRYNLHRYLTNSQSEPDQHAAGTQKDPSKKHSIFPPLDTQSCTSPKWPPSQSKKSHPHASHRFAVPSHPLASGPPARMRQTHPHVHPRSSLTGQAKVKKEVYRPEITSSEELSEEVQRRGAEIANMYKAQLKERMAQKRKDEILKKRVNNDDKNDDTEASCSSAVXQSNTPATAAERPASPDATPVAAREDTQGETQQDLAXVVNVLKRQSSDHLPDNVCEESLTWKSIYEELCPLAHRVNTEADYIKALRVITEKAVTPSCSSEDDVSQSVSEVTSQEGSSESEESMSGQQQRCLHREPYGERDRKEIDSGEMEGRYATANAMSVMVSRAREELNAMSYADRIKYFKDEAKRNEEMMKIERRKEKARDEELXKWEKRQKKLNEEERKRTKNMEKNXLEEQRKREKAEMKLKIEHEKKRQEQEKKERKKQEMQQKALAKEEKKRAEEEKKMEKKRAEKLKKIEKQRMEEERNREKERMKVLEMQQKAREKEEKRRKEEQKRRLKIQQEQEKEEQKRDKDTGRG; translated from the exons ATGCGGGAAGATATCCATGACCTTGACCTCGCCCATTGGAGATTGGCCAGACAGACATGGAGAACTGAGCGAGGAAACATGAGGGAGATTAAGGCGCTGTATGGAGAAATATTTAGGCTGCACCAACTCTTGGAGGAG ATTGGGGTGGATAAAGGGGTGATCAAGCAGCGCTCCACCTCCTCCATTCTTCGTCCCGTCTCCCCGACACTGCCAGCTTTCCACAGGTACAACCTCCATAGGTACCTCACCAACAGCCAATCGGAGCCTGACCAGCATGCTGCCGGCACCCAGAAGGACCCATCTAAGAAACACTCAATCTTTCCCCCTCTGGACACACAGAGCTGCACCTCCCCTAAATGGCCTCCTTCTCAGTCCAAGAAGTCACATCCACACGCTTCACACCGATTTGCTGTCCCATCCCACCCCCTGGCTTCCGGCCCTCCTGCCCGGATGAGACAGACCCATCCGCATGTCCACCCCAGATCCTCATTGACTGGCCAGGCAAAGGTCAAGAAAGAGGTCTATAGGCCAGAAATTACATCGTCTGAGGAATTGTCTGAAGAAGTTCAACGGAGAGGTGCAGAAATTGCGAATATGTATAAAGCACAGCTGAAAGAGAGGATGGCCCAAAAGAGAAAGGACGAGATTCTGAAGAAAAGGGTAAACAACGATGACAAGAACGATGACACTGAGGCCTCCTGCTCCTCTGCAGTARAACAATCCAATACCCCTGCCACAGCTGCCGAGCGCCCGGCCAGCCCAGACGCCACGCCAGTGGCCGCCCGAGAGGACACTCAGGGGGAAACCCAGCAGGACCTGGCAGASGTTGTGAATGTGCTCAAGAGGCAATCATCTGATCACCTGCCTGACAACGTTTGTGAGGAGTCACTCACATGGAAGTCCATTTACGAGGAGCTGTGCCCGCTCGCTCACAGGGTGAACACAGAAGCTGACTACATCAAGGCGCTCCGCGTCATCACTGAGAAGGCTGTGACTCCCTCGTGCTCGTCTGAGGATGATGTGTCTCAGAGTGTGAGTGAGGTCACAAGTCAGGAGGGGAGTAGTGAAAGTGAGGAGAGCATGAGTGGACAACAGCAGAGATGTCTACACAGGGAACCTTATGGTGAGAGGGACAGGAAGGAGATTGATAGTGGTGAAATGGAAGGGAGATATGCAACCGCCAATGCAATGTCTGTGATGGTGAGCCGAGCGAGAGAAGAACTTAATGCCATGAGCTACGCAGACAGGATCAAATATTTCAAGGACGAGGCTAAGAGAAATGAAGAGATGATGAAGATTGAAAGGAGGAAGGAAAAAGCCAGGGAYGAAGAGCTCAAMAAGTgggaaaagagacagaagaaattgaatgaggaggaaaggaaaaggacaaaaaatatggaaaaaaacWAGTTAGAGGAGcagaggaaaagggagaaggcagagatgaAACTAAAGATCGAACATGAGAAAAAGAGACAAGagcaagagaaaaaagaaagaaagaagcagGAGATGCAACAGAAGGCCCTTgcaaaagaagagaaaaagagggcagaggaagagaaaaagatggagaaaaagagggcAGAGAAGTTGAAAAAGATTGAGAaacagaggatggaggaggagaggaacagggaaAAGGAGAGAATGAAGGTGTTGGAGATGCAGCAAAAGgcacgagagaaagaagagaagaggaggaaagaggaacagAAAAGGAGATTGAAGATACAGCAGGAACAAGAGAAGGAGGAACAGAAAAGGGACAAGGATACGGGACGAGGATAA